A section of the Methanosarcina mazei S-6 genome encodes:
- a CDS encoding FKBP-type peptidyl-prolyl cis-trans isomerase: MENPRTVKKGDYVLIDYTGKFENGTVFDTTLKEKALEAGIYGEEKDYRPFFFRTDTRQVIKGIDEGVLGMREGEEKTLKIPPAEAYGEHKDYLVQKIPLLRLELKEPPEPGKTIITPGGRIVKVLNSTETYAILDFNHELAGKTLILEIKLVSIVNRPEM, encoded by the coding sequence ATGGAGAACCCCCGGACTGTAAAAAAGGGAGATTATGTCCTTATTGATTACACTGGAAAATTTGAAAATGGAACGGTATTTGACACCACTCTAAAAGAGAAAGCTCTTGAGGCCGGAATATATGGTGAAGAAAAGGACTACAGGCCTTTCTTTTTCAGGACAGATACCCGGCAGGTGATAAAAGGCATTGATGAAGGCGTCCTTGGGATGCGGGAAGGAGAAGAAAAAACCCTTAAAATACCTCCCGCAGAAGCCTACGGAGAACATAAAGATTATCTCGTCCAGAAAATCCCTCTTCTCCGGCTTGAACTGAAAGAGCCTCCGGAGCCGGGAAAGACAATCATAACCCCCGGAGGAAGGATAGTTAAGGTGCTTAACTCCACGGAAACTTACGCAATCCTTGACTTTAACCATGAGCTTGCAGGCAAAACCCTGATCCTTGAAATAAAGCTCGTCTCCATCGTGAACAGGCCTGAAATGTGA